A window from Culex pipiens pallens isolate TS chromosome 3, TS_CPP_V2, whole genome shotgun sequence encodes these proteins:
- the LOC120419486 gene encoding endoplasmic reticulum metallopeptidase 1-like, whose product MFKSYRDRLRLKADRAAELDGSYGQTISVMWSFAITAAVIGLYFLVYLNWSSLPTALTTSDQAGNPGRFIAQVAKEHLVTLTSRGPRVGGGQTNEVFTVNFLRSTIENIIAGANPAHKFELEVQQQDGNMFFGYELYPMTSVYQGVQNVVVKLTPAAGPEPENYLMIGTHFDSVAQSPGAGDAGTMVVVMLEVLRQLSLDSTAYQHGVVFVFNGFEENALQGAHAFTQHRWWERIRTFINLDSSSSGGREVMFQAGPYYSFLMEYYRDHVSYPFCTAAAEELFQEGLVPSRTDYQVYNEEGGRPGMDFAHSTWGYLYHTQYDALDTVPMETLQHTGDNILGLVRALANAPELANIEEHKGSKAIFFDFLNWFLIYYPDWAGIIINAVMAAIGIALIFGSFFILARNDDVSYGRIVGQFFISLGVQLISVALGIGFSLVMAVIMNAAGGALSWFTEVWLIFGLYMCPFIICTVLGPVLLIRFYKVEDVLLQTRIMLFLMAQQMIFIAILVAMTGLEIRSAFMFTIVVVFFNASTVINMIVRFKQFHWIYVHLVGQIIPIAYYSSTSLTLFSTFIPLQNRGNAESNPDMLIALFAIEIVLMIAPFLTPLVAMMRKPFVYFGFVVAFWVISIIVSVTPVGFPYRAETSPQRYYVFHLDRNFYEFGGELRKSDSHFYIHPFDVYSPDTIVDTVPEMERATLLGDECDRELYCGIPYYQNTYHARRNIAWWLPANKPALDPPVILEFLGKESVDVNATRYDFSMQGPSHMSFYVSPLAGFRMLAWSFSSDVPHTGVPWNGQDVHYVNFVHGNDYSPHEFWVVIGHPAGKPLTEPSLILNVVGHYMNNGATRTGEFQQFVDGFPDYAHVVAYPSYLESRVF is encoded by the exons ATGTTCAAATCCTACCGGGACCGATTACGACTTAAGGC CGATCGAGCGGCAGAACTTGACGGCAGCTATGGCCAGACCATCTCCGTGATGTGGTCCTTCGCCATCACGGCCGCTGTCATCGGACTGTACTTCCTGGTTTATCTGAACTGGAGTTCGCTTCCAACCGCGTTGACAACGTCGGATCAGGCAGGTAATCCGGGTCGGTTCATAGCTCAGGTCGCCAAGGAGCACCTGGTGACGCTCACCAGCCGAGGACCACGAGTTGGTGGGGGACAAACGAACGAGGTGTTCACGGTGAACTTTCTTCGATCGACGATCGAGAACATCATTGCTGGAGCGAATCCGGCGCACAAATTCGAGCTTGAGGTTCAGCAACAGGACGGTAACATGTTCTTTGGCTACGAGCTGTACCCGATGACCAGTGTCTACCAGGGTGTGCAGAATGTGGTGGTGAAGCTGACGCCGGCAGCTGGTCCAGAGCCGGAGAATTACTTGATGATCGGTACGCACTTTGATAGTGTCGCGCAGAGCCCTGGAGCCGGGGACGCTGGCACGATGGTCGTCGTAATGCTGGAGGTTTTGAGACAACTCTCGCTGGACAGTACCGCGTATCAGCACGGAGTGGTGTTTGTGTTCAACGGGTTTGAGGAAAATGCCTTGCAAGGGGCTCACGCATTTACGCAGCATCGCTGGTGGGAGCGGATCAGGACGTTCATCAACTTGGACTCTTCGTCCAGCGGTGGTCGCGAGGTCATGTTCCAAGCCGGGCCGTACTATTCGTTTCTGATGGAGTACTACCGGGACCATGTGTCGTATCCGTTCTGTACTGCTGCAGCGGAAGAACTCTTCCAGGAGGGTTTGGTACCGTCCAGAACCGATTATCAGGTTTACAACGAAGAAGGTGGTCGGCCCGGGATGGACTTTGCGCACAGTACGTGGGGATATCTGTACCATACACAGTACGATGCCCTTGACACTGTACCGATGGAGACTTTACAGCACACCGGGGATAACATTCTCGGATTGGTGCGAGCCCTCGCAAACGCCCCAGAACTTGCAAACATAGAAGAACACAAGGGGAGTAAGGCGATCTTTTTCGATTTCCTCAACTGGTTCCTGATTTACTACCCGGACTGGGCTGGTATCATCATCAACGCAGTAATGGCTGCCATTGGGATAGCGTTGATCTTTGGATCGTTTTTCATCTTGGCCAGGAATGATGACGTGAGCTATGGTCGCATCGTTGGACAGTTCTTCATCAGTTTGGGTGTCCAGCTGATTTCGGTTGCTTTGGGTATCGGATTCTCGTTGGTAATGGCCGTGATCATGAACGCAGCCGGTGGGGCATTGTCCTGGTTCACGGAGGTTTGGTTGATCTTTGGACTGTACATGTGTCCGTTCATAATCTGCACCGTGCTGGGTCCGGTTCTGCTGATTAggttctacaaagttgaagaCGTCCTCCTCCAGACGAGGATCATGCTGTTTCTGATGGCCCAGCAGATGATCTTCATCGCGATTCTCGTAGCCATGACCGGGCTGGAAATACGGTCTGCCTTTATGTTCACAATCGTGGTTGTTTTCTTCAACGCAAGCACGGTCATCAACATGATCGTTCGCTTCAAGCAGTTCCACTGGATCTACGTGCACCTGGTTGGACAGATCATCCCGATCGCTTACTATAGCAGCACTTCCCTGACCCTGTTCAGCACGTTCATTCCGTTGCAAAACCGAGGCAATGCAGAGTCAAATCCGGACATGCTGATCGCACTGTTTGCCATCGAAATTGTATTGATGATCGCTCCCTTCCTTACTCCGCTGGTCGCCATGATGCGTAAACCGTTCGTGTACTTTGGCTTTGTGGTTGCGTTTTGGGTGATAAGCATTATCGTATCGGTGACTCCCGTTGGCTTCCCGTATCGTGCGGAGACATCTCCCCAGCGGTATTATGTGTTT CACCTTGATCGCAACTTTTACGAGTTCGGCGGAGAGTTGCGCAAGTCCGACAGCCACTTCTACATTCATCCGTTTGATGTATACAGTCCCGACACGATCGTGGATACGGTTCCGGAGATGGAGCGGGCTACCCTGCTGGGAGACGAGTGTGACAGGGAGCTGTACTGCGGGATTCCTTACTATCAGAACACGTACCACGCTCGGCGGAACATTGCCTGGTGGCTGCCAGCGAACAAACCCGCCCTCGATCCACCGGTCATCCTGGAGTTCCTCGGAAAGGAGTCCGTGGATGTGAATGCTACGCGGTACGACTTCTCCATGCAGGGGCCATCGCACATGAGCTTCTACGTGTCACCGTTGGCGGGCTTCCGGATGCTCGCATGGAGCTTCTCCAGTGACGTCCCGCACACTGGAGTTCCCTGGAATGGTCAGGACGTCCACTATGTCAACTTTGTGCACGGGAATGACTACTCGCCGCACGAGTTCTGGGTCGTGATCGGACATCCGGCGGGGAAACCGCTCACGGAGCCCAGCTTGATTCTGAACGTCGTCGGACACTACATGAACAACGGAGCGACTAGGACGGGTGAGTTCCAGCAGTTTGTTGACGGTTTTCCTGATTACGCACATGTGGTGGCGTACCCGAGTTATCTGGAAAGCAGGGTGTTCTAA